The Syntrophorhabdales bacterium sequence ACGGACTGGTAGGGTTTCTGAAATCGCAGGAGCGGGCGGAGATGCTTGCAGAGAGCACCGATGCCGCACGACAGGCGCTCGATCTCGCTGTTGAGCAATATCGCGGAGGGATCACCGACTTTACCACGGTGATAACCAGCGAGCAGTCTCTGCTGAGCGCACAGGATACGTTTGTGAGTAACCTGGGAAGCGTTGCAAGTAATCTGGTGGCCATTTACCGGGGTCTCGGAGGCGGCTGGCAGATCAGGGAAGGGATGGATCTCGTGCCTCCTGAGATAAAAGAAGCGATGACGAAGCGCACGAACTGGGGAAATTTGCTGGAGCCGGCAGCCTACATGCCGCCTGCATCGGAAGAACCCCGATCCTTGATCCGAAGCCCGGACTGGTGAGAAAGGAGCAAATTACAAATCACAATGTCTAAATTCCAAACAATGTCAAAATTCCAATATTCAAAACAGAGGCGTCCGTACTTGACGTCATTAATATTTGGGCTGATTAGATATTGTTTGGAATTTGGTGCTTGGAATTTGAGATTTAGGCGAGGGGTGTACCTTCTGCTCATTCTCTTAACCCTCGCCTTAGCGGCTTGCCACGAGAATCCCAAAGCCGGTCCGCCGCCTCCACCTCAAGTGACAGTTGCGCAGCCGCTTGAACGTTCGGTCACCGATTATCTCGAATTAACAGGCAGTACGCAGGCCATCATGACCGTGCAGTTGCGCGCCCGTGTGGCGGGTTATCTGGAGAAGGTTCTTTTCCAGGACGGACAATTCGTGAGTGAAAATCAACTGCTTTTCGTCATACAGCAGAATACGTACAAGGACAGCTTACGGCAGGCGGAAGCCGCAATCGCGCTGCAGAAGGCGCAGCTCGAGTACGCTTCGGCGCAATTCATTCGGTACACCGAGTTGTTCCAGCGAAAGGCAGCGGCTCAATCGGACGTGGACAACTGGCGCTTCCAGAGGGATGCGGCCCGCGCGAACCTGGCGAACGCCGAGGCCAGCCGTGATCTTGCGAAGCTCAACCTTGACTACACGGAAGTAAGAGCGCCGTTTGACGGCCGCATAGACCGCAGGCTCGTTGACCCGGGTAATCTCGTGGGATCGGGGGAGAACACGGTGCTTGTGTCGCTCAACAAGATCAATCCCATCTATGTCTACTTTACGATCAGCGATTCCGATCTCGCCCGGCTTACGAAAGAGGCGAAGTGGAGCGCGAGAAAAGTGGAGTCGCAGAAATGGCCGGTCTTCATGAGCGTCCTCAACGAAAAGGATTACTCTCACCGCGGCGTTCTTGACTTTGCGTCGATCGCAATTACTTCAACAACAGGGACCCTGCAATTGAGAGGGATCTTCGAGAACCCCGACGGGGAGATCGTCCCCGGTGTTTACGCCTCCATCCGCGTCCCCGTGAAAACGAGAGTAGCCGCGCTCGTCCCGCAAGATGCGGTGGGCAATGATCAGCGCGGCACGTTCCTGATAGTTGTGAACCAATCGAATGTGGTAGAGAGACGAGGTGTAAAGACGGGTCATCTTGAGGGGCAGTTCCGCGTGATTGATGAGGGCATTACGAACAAAGACTGGGTCGTGATAAA is a genomic window containing:
- a CDS encoding efflux RND transporter periplasmic adaptor subunit, translated to MYLLLILLTLALAACHENPKAGPPPPPQVTVAQPLERSVTDYLELTGSTQAIMTVQLRARVAGYLEKVLFQDGQFVSENQLLFVIQQNTYKDSLRQAEAAIALQKAQLEYASAQFIRYTELFQRKAAAQSDVDNWRFQRDAARANLANAEASRDLAKLNLDYTEVRAPFDGRIDRRLVDPGNLVGSGENTVLVSLNKINPIYVYFTISDSDLARLTKEAKWSARKVESQKWPVFMSVLNEKDYSHRGVLDFASIAITSTTGTLQLRGIFENPDGEIVPGVYASIRVPVKTRVAALVPQDAVGNDQRGTFLIVVNQSNVVERRGVKTGHLEGQFRVIDEGITNKDWVVIKGLQKAVPGRTVTPLKQELRDSPAATSSNSKSTSAPTGNR